In one window of Streptomyces sp. NBC_01224 DNA:
- a CDS encoding I78 family peptidase inhibitor, producing MAPIPTPPAQPDDTPDAYVGLSVDAAEQRARRHGWSTVRSLPPGAIITMEFRSGRINFEVAHAVVTRCWVG from the coding sequence ATGGCACCCATACCGACTCCTCCCGCCCAGCCGGACGACACACCCGATGCGTACGTCGGTCTCTCCGTCGACGCGGCCGAGCAGCGGGCCCGCAGGCATGGCTGGAGCACCGTCAGATCCCTGCCGCCGGGCGCGATCATCACCATGGAGTTCCGGAGCGGACGGATCAACTTCGAGGTCGCCCATGCCGTCGTCACCCGCTGCTGGGTGGGCTGA
- a CDS encoding nucleotidyltransferase domain-containing protein → MISADAEALVRDHTVYSCVMGSRAFGLATDGSDTDRRGVFLAPTPLFWRFDKPPTHVEGPAEEQFSWELERFCELALRANPNVLECLHSPLVEHIDAVGRELLSLRGAFLSRLAHQTFVRYALGQHRKLEADVRQYGAPRWKHAMHLLRLLTSGRDLLRTGELVIEVGPAREELLAVKRGEVPWPEVERRMSRLAEENDEAAEHSPLPLRPDRARVEEFLIRTRRASALSPGHG, encoded by the coding sequence ATGATCAGCGCTGACGCCGAGGCCCTCGTACGCGACCACACGGTCTACTCCTGCGTGATGGGCTCACGCGCCTTCGGGCTCGCCACGGACGGCAGCGACACCGACCGGCGCGGCGTCTTCCTGGCGCCGACCCCGCTGTTCTGGCGGTTCGACAAGCCACCGACGCATGTCGAGGGCCCGGCGGAGGAGCAGTTCTCCTGGGAGCTGGAACGCTTCTGCGAGCTGGCCCTGCGTGCCAACCCCAATGTGCTGGAGTGCCTGCACTCGCCGCTGGTGGAACACATCGACGCCGTGGGCCGTGAACTCCTCTCCCTGCGCGGGGCGTTCCTGTCCCGGCTGGCCCATCAGACCTTCGTCCGCTACGCATTGGGCCAGCACAGAAAGCTGGAGGCGGACGTACGGCAGTACGGGGCGCCGCGCTGGAAGCACGCCATGCATCTGCTGCGGCTGCTGACCAGCGGCCGGGATCTGCTGCGCACGGGCGAGCTCGTGATCGAGGTGGGCCCGGCCCGGGAGGAACTGCTGGCGGTGAAGCGCGGTGAGGTGCCATGGCCGGAGGTCGAACGCCGCATGAGCCGCCTGGCCGAGGAGAACGACGAGGCGGCCGAGCACTCCCCGCTCCCCCTACGACCGGACCGGGCTCGCGTGGAGGAATTCCTGATCCGCACCCGCCGGGCGTCCGCGCTGTCGCCCGGCCACGGGTGA
- a CDS encoding lysophospholipid acyltransferase family protein: protein MTQATGSPTLRGAAVGRGIGIGLMYGLWKPRVLGAWRVPASGPVILAVNHSHNIDGPMLMGTAPRPVHFLIKKEAFVGPLDPFLRGIGQLKVDRTTVDRTAITHAVGVLENGGVLGIFPEGTRGEGDFASLRAGLAYFAVRSGAPIVPVAVLGSTERRGRLISALPPLRSRVDVVFGDAFDAQEGARSSDKGGGGRRAGSSGRRTRKALDEATVRIQGRLTAHLDQARRFTGR from the coding sequence GTGACCCAAGCCACGGGCTCGCCCACGCTGCGCGGCGCAGCGGTCGGGCGCGGTATCGGCATCGGGCTGATGTACGGGCTGTGGAAGCCCCGCGTCCTCGGTGCGTGGCGGGTTCCCGCCTCCGGACCCGTCATACTCGCGGTGAACCACTCCCACAACATCGACGGTCCGATGCTGATGGGCACCGCGCCCCGGCCCGTCCACTTCCTGATCAAGAAAGAGGCGTTCGTAGGCCCCCTCGACCCGTTCCTGCGCGGAATCGGTCAGCTGAAGGTGGACCGCACGACCGTCGACCGCACCGCCATCACCCATGCCGTCGGCGTGCTGGAGAACGGCGGGGTGCTCGGGATCTTCCCCGAGGGCACCAGGGGCGAGGGCGACTTCGCCTCCCTGCGTGCCGGGCTCGCATACTTCGCGGTACGCAGCGGGGCGCCGATCGTGCCCGTGGCCGTACTGGGAAGCACCGAGCGCCGCGGACGGTTGATATCGGCACTGCCGCCGTTGCGCAGCCGGGTCGACGTCGTCTTCGGTGATGCCTTCGACGCGCAAGAGGGGGCGCGCAGCTCGGACAAGGGTGGTGGCGGGCGACGGGCGGGCAGCAGTGGGCGGCGGACGCGCAAGGCGCTGGACGAGGCGACGGTACGGATCCAGGGGCGGCTGACCGCCCACCTGGACCAGGCCAGGCGTTTCACCGGGCGCTAG
- a CDS encoding transferase, translated as MTVSAERQTPRADCTAGSDGGITFDLDLRRREAGETPELLLRLRGAKGTGGDGDTVRLPLSPLGGGRLRAVLPGTVAPAEGRWDVYVREPGADDDGAVAVEPGIRDVRLLMDRTPETGRIAVRIPYPTADGRLAVRCWVRSPHAEAGPVTFDGGGMTVEGTLYGTRLGDDAGVEARLAGAPDRVCRVPVAGKEGTFSFTLPLDRLGAGPVTEQQLWTLWLLPGTGAGEPAGVRISRILDDVWDRKNSFVYPGRSAGEGVRAIPCYSADNDLCVRLVPDPAQAR; from the coding sequence ATGACCGTCTCCGCAGAGCGACAGACGCCACGAGCCGACTGCACCGCAGGATCCGACGGCGGGATCACCTTCGACCTCGACCTCCGTCGCCGCGAGGCCGGGGAGACGCCCGAACTGCTTCTGCGGCTGCGCGGGGCCAAAGGCACGGGCGGCGACGGCGACACCGTACGGCTGCCCCTGAGCCCGCTCGGCGGGGGACGACTGAGAGCGGTGCTGCCGGGCACCGTGGCACCCGCCGAAGGCCGCTGGGATGTCTATGTGCGTGAACCGGGCGCGGACGACGACGGAGCGGTGGCCGTCGAGCCCGGAATCAGGGATGTGCGGCTCCTCATGGACCGCACACCGGAGACCGGGCGGATCGCGGTCCGTATCCCGTACCCGACCGCCGACGGCCGGCTCGCCGTGCGCTGCTGGGTCCGCTCACCGCACGCCGAGGCCGGGCCGGTCACCTTCGACGGGGGCGGGATGACCGTCGAGGGCACGCTGTACGGGACCCGCCTCGGGGACGACGCCGGCGTCGAGGCGCGGCTGGCCGGCGCCCCCGACAGGGTCTGCCGGGTGCCGGTGGCCGGGAAGGAAGGCACGTTCTCCTTCACGCTTCCGCTCGACCGGCTGGGCGCCGGGCCGGTCACCGAGCAGCAGCTGTGGACGCTCTGGCTGCTCCCCGGGACGGGCGCCGGGGAGCCGGCCGGCGTACGGATCTCCCGCATCCTCGATGACGTCTGGGACCGCAAGAACAGCTTTGTCTACCCGGGCCGCAGCGCAGGCGAGGGCGTCCGCGCCATCCCCTGCTACTCGGCCGACAACGATCTCTGCGTACGGCTCGTACCGGATCCGGCGCAAGCGCGGTAG
- a CDS encoding ADP-ribosylglycohydrolase family protein: protein MIVTRTITKQAATGALTGLALGDALGFPTEFNNVPSILAKCGPWRRMRLPKPAIVTDDTQMTLALGRGIRTAMDRGLLTPLRLVRPVREEFVDWYHSPDNNRAPGRTCMTACRLLDSDRLWQEASQTGSKGCGANMRVAPVGLVPGLSEEQRSGAAQLQAALTHGHPTALAASDLTARAVYLLAQGAEPMGLIGQLRSYAYENSSRYLTRWLGDLWRYAGDSSPELYIQRGWDECLTALARVQDALREPSPETDPCETTGDGWIAEEALATALHCFLLFPEEPVTALRRAACTRGDSDSLGCLTGALAGAHLGAGAWPKEWSERIEYRSDLLSLGALWDA, encoded by the coding sequence GTGATCGTGACCAGGACCATCACCAAACAGGCCGCCACCGGCGCACTGACCGGGCTCGCGCTCGGCGATGCACTGGGCTTCCCGACCGAGTTCAACAACGTGCCGTCGATCCTTGCCAAGTGCGGGCCGTGGCGCCGGATGCGACTGCCGAAGCCGGCGATCGTCACCGACGACACCCAGATGACGCTGGCCCTGGGGCGGGGCATCCGTACCGCCATGGACCGCGGGCTGCTCACCCCGCTGCGGCTGGTCCGCCCGGTGCGCGAGGAGTTCGTCGACTGGTACCACTCTCCCGACAACAACCGCGCCCCCGGCCGCACCTGCATGACCGCCTGCCGCCTGCTCGACAGCGACCGGCTCTGGCAGGAGGCGAGCCAGACCGGCTCAAAGGGCTGTGGCGCCAATATGCGGGTCGCGCCGGTCGGGCTCGTGCCGGGGCTGAGTGAAGAGCAGCGCTCCGGCGCCGCCCAGTTGCAGGCCGCCCTCACCCACGGCCACCCGACCGCCCTCGCCGCGTCCGACCTGACGGCCCGCGCGGTGTACCTGCTGGCGCAGGGTGCGGAGCCGATGGGCCTGATCGGGCAGCTGCGCAGTTACGCGTACGAGAACAGCAGCCGCTACCTCACGCGCTGGCTCGGCGACCTCTGGCGGTACGCGGGCGACTCCTCCCCGGAGCTGTACATCCAGCGCGGCTGGGACGAGTGCCTCACCGCCCTGGCCCGCGTCCAGGACGCCCTGCGCGAACCGTCCCCGGAGACCGATCCCTGCGAGACCACCGGCGACGGCTGGATCGCCGAGGAGGCCCTCGCCACTGCCTTGCACTGCTTCCTGCTCTTCCCCGAAGAGCCCGTCACCGCGCTGCGCCGGGCCGCCTGCACCCGGGGCGACTCGGACTCCCTCGGCTGCCTGACCGGCGCGCTTGCCGGGGCGCATCTGGGAGCGGGGGCCTGGCCCAAGGAGTGGTCGGAGCGGATCGAGTACCGGAGTGATCTGCTGTCGCTGGGGGCACTCTGGGACGCTTGA
- the aroH gene encoding chorismate mutase encodes MAVRAVRGAVQLDQDEAGHMDERVSALLTAVLERNSLVADDLISIWFTATPDLHSDFPAAAARGIGIVDVPLICAQELDIVGAMPRVVRILAHVETYLPKSEIAHVYLGATAALRKDIAQ; translated from the coding sequence GTGGCGGTACGAGCGGTCCGTGGAGCCGTCCAGCTGGATCAGGACGAGGCCGGGCACATGGACGAGCGGGTCAGCGCCCTGCTCACCGCAGTCCTGGAGCGCAACAGCCTCGTCGCGGACGATCTGATCAGCATCTGGTTCACGGCCACCCCCGATCTGCACAGCGACTTCCCGGCCGCCGCGGCACGCGGGATCGGTATCGTCGACGTACCGCTGATCTGCGCACAGGAACTGGACATCGTGGGGGCCATGCCCCGTGTGGTGCGCATCCTCGCGCACGTCGAGACGTACCTTCCCAAGTCCGAGATCGCGCACGTGTACCTCGGCGCCACCGCCGCCCTCCGCAAGGACATCGCCCAGTGA
- a CDS encoding YidB family protein, producing the protein MAGNDLGSLLGSLLGGGGQGGASGGAGNILGALLGALGNGQSGTGGGGNALEGLIGMLTRSGLVDQAQSWVGTGENQAVSGAQIAEALPDETLQKVAQETGVSTEQAADEIARSLPTAVDRLTPSGEVPEGRSIEDLVREQQL; encoded by the coding sequence ATGGCGGGCAACGACCTCGGCAGCCTGTTGGGCAGTTTGCTGGGCGGTGGCGGCCAGGGCGGCGCCTCCGGCGGCGCCGGGAACATCCTCGGCGCGCTGCTGGGCGCACTGGGCAACGGCCAAAGCGGTACGGGCGGCGGTGGCAACGCGCTCGAAGGCCTGATCGGGATGCTCACCAGGTCCGGCCTCGTCGACCAGGCGCAGTCCTGGGTCGGCACCGGTGAGAACCAGGCGGTCAGCGGCGCCCAGATCGCCGAGGCGCTGCCGGACGAGACCCTGCAGAAGGTCGCCCAGGAGACCGGGGTCTCCACGGAACAGGCTGCCGACGAGATCGCCAGGTCGCTGCCGACGGCGGTCGACAGACTGACCCCGTCGGGAGAGGTCCCGGAGGGCCGCTCGATCGAGGACCTGGTCCGGGAACAACAGCTCTGA
- the cmk gene encoding (d)CMP kinase, whose protein sequence is MSTTVETASAAARTAPAAVIVAIDGPSGTGKSSTSKAVAAQLGLSYLDTGAQYRAITWWMLNNGIDVQDAMEVATAAAKPVIVSGTDPAAPTITVDGEDASGPIRTQEVTSRVSVVSAVPEVRARITELQRSIAAAAEGGIVVEGRDIGTTVLPDADLKIFLTASPEARAARRSGEVKGSDLAATKEALIKRDAADSGRKASPLAKADDAVEVDTTELTLPQVIECVVTLVEEKRTAK, encoded by the coding sequence GTGTCCACCACCGTGGAAACCGCAAGCGCCGCCGCCCGGACGGCCCCGGCCGCAGTGATCGTCGCCATCGACGGCCCCTCCGGCACCGGCAAGTCGAGCACGTCCAAGGCCGTCGCCGCCCAGCTCGGCCTGAGCTACCTGGACACCGGCGCCCAGTACCGGGCGATCACCTGGTGGATGCTGAACAACGGCATCGACGTGCAGGACGCGATGGAGGTGGCGACCGCCGCCGCCAAGCCGGTCATCGTCTCCGGCACGGACCCGGCCGCCCCGACGATCACCGTCGACGGCGAGGACGCTTCGGGACCGATCCGTACGCAGGAGGTCACTTCCCGGGTCAGCGTGGTCAGCGCGGTCCCCGAGGTGCGTGCGCGGATCACCGAGCTGCAGCGTTCCATCGCCGCCGCCGCCGAGGGCGGCATAGTGGTCGAGGGCCGCGACATCGGCACCACGGTGCTGCCCGACGCCGACCTGAAGATCTTCCTCACCGCATCGCCGGAGGCGCGCGCCGCCCGCCGCAGCGGAGAGGTCAAGGGCTCCGATCTCGCCGCCACCAAGGAGGCGCTGATCAAGCGGGACGCGGCCGACTCCGGCCGCAAGGCCTCCCCGCTGGCCAAGGCGGACGACGCCGTCGAGGTGGACACCACCGAGCTGACTCTCCCGCAGGTCATCGAGTGTGTCGTCACCCTCGTCGAGGAGAAGCGGACCGCGAAGTGA
- a CDS encoding glycosyltransferase family 4 protein, with protein sequence MHISFLLHNAYGVGGTIRTTFNLAGALAGHHDIEIVSVFRHRDIPALGAPEGVRMSHLVDLRKKSPSYDGDAAEHARLATVFPRGDSRYRQYSRLTDARVADHLRSLDADVVVGTRPGLNVQISRQARRGPVRIGQEHLTLDSHSYRLRREIGHRYALLDAVTTVTEADARSYRTGLKLPGVRIEAIPNSVPEPGIAPADGDSKWVIAAGRLHKVKRYDLLVRAFADVVAVRPDWRLRIYGGGDATGNERQTLLALIGELGLYNHVFLMGPVNPLEAEWPKGAIAAVTSDRESFGMTIVEAMRCGLPVVATDCPHGPREIIEDGTDGRLVPVGDTAAVADALLGLIGDDEARHRSGRAALAASQRFDPSRIAERHERLFTELASRAPRDRSHGALRTTLHRARGTVLDGAYALRYKAADVIRKGKPA encoded by the coding sequence ATGCACATTTCTTTCCTGCTCCACAATGCCTACGGAGTCGGGGGCACGATCCGTACGACGTTCAATCTCGCCGGGGCGCTGGCCGGGCACCACGACATCGAGATCGTGTCGGTCTTCCGGCACCGCGACATCCCCGCGCTGGGCGCCCCCGAAGGCGTGCGCATGAGCCATCTCGTCGACCTGCGGAAGAAAAGCCCGTCATACGACGGCGACGCGGCCGAACACGCCCGTCTCGCGACCGTGTTCCCGCGTGGCGACAGCAGGTACCGCCAGTACAGCAGGCTGACCGACGCGCGGGTGGCGGACCATCTGCGTTCCCTGGACGCGGATGTCGTGGTCGGAACCAGGCCGGGGCTCAATGTACAGATCAGCAGGCAGGCCCGGCGCGGTCCGGTCCGGATCGGGCAGGAGCACCTCACCCTCGACAGCCACAGCTACCGGCTGCGCCGCGAGATCGGGCATCGCTACGCCCTGCTCGACGCGGTCACCACAGTCACCGAGGCCGACGCCCGCTCCTACCGGACCGGGCTCAAGCTGCCCGGCGTACGGATCGAGGCCATTCCCAACAGCGTGCCCGAGCCGGGGATCGCGCCTGCCGACGGCGACAGCAAGTGGGTGATCGCCGCAGGCCGGTTGCACAAGGTCAAGCGGTACGACCTGCTCGTCAGGGCGTTCGCCGACGTGGTCGCCGTCCGTCCGGACTGGCGGCTGCGCATCTACGGCGGCGGCGACGCGACCGGGAACGAACGCCAGACGCTGCTCGCACTCATCGGTGAACTCGGCCTGTACAACCATGTGTTCCTGATGGGTCCGGTCAACCCGCTGGAGGCCGAGTGGCCCAAGGGGGCGATCGCCGCAGTCACTTCGGACCGCGAGTCCTTCGGCATGACCATCGTCGAGGCGATGCGCTGCGGCCTGCCGGTCGTGGCCACCGACTGCCCGCACGGCCCCCGCGAGATCATCGAGGACGGCACCGACGGACGGCTGGTGCCGGTCGGTGACACGGCGGCGGTGGCGGACGCTCTGCTCGGTCTGATCGGCGACGACGAAGCGCGGCACCGATCGGGCCGCGCCGCGCTGGCCGCGTCGCAGCGGTTCGACCCGTCACGGATCGCCGAACGTCATGAGCGGCTCTTCACCGAACTCGCCTCCCGAGCCCCGCGCGACCGCTCGCACGGCGCTCTGCGCACCACACTGCACCGAGCCCGCGGCACCGTGCTGGACGGGGCGTACGCCCTGCGCTACAAGGCCGCCGATGTCATCCGCAAGGGGAAGCCCGCATGA
- a CDS encoding helix-turn-helix transcriptional regulator, with amino-acid sequence MLETSARLLRLLSLLQAHRGWSGADLAERLGVTPRTVRRDVDKLRELGYPVDASPGTGGGYQLGAGAQLPPLLLDDEEAVAVAVGLRTAAGNGVEGIGETSVRALAKLEQVLPNRLRRQVNALNTFTVPLLRGPGASTADPGVLTELAGACRDSERLRFEYRDHSGSVSRRTVEPHRLVCTERRWYLVAWDLDRADWRTFRADRITPTPPHGPRFVPRDAPAEDLAAYVSKGISTTVYATHAVIRLKVGIERAAERISPSSGVLEAEGADSCLLRAGAASLDVLVIHVMLLGIDFEVVEPPELNDAIRAARDRLSRALG; translated from the coding sequence ATGTTGGAGACCTCGGCACGACTGCTGCGCCTGCTTTCTCTGCTCCAGGCGCACCGGGGCTGGTCGGGCGCCGATCTCGCCGAACGGCTCGGGGTCACCCCGCGGACCGTCCGCCGTGACGTCGACAAGCTGCGCGAACTGGGCTATCCGGTCGACGCCAGCCCCGGCACCGGCGGCGGATACCAGCTCGGCGCCGGTGCCCAGCTGCCGCCGCTGCTCCTCGACGACGAGGAGGCCGTCGCCGTCGCCGTCGGGCTGCGCACTGCGGCGGGCAATGGCGTCGAGGGCATCGGCGAGACCTCTGTACGCGCCCTGGCCAAGCTCGAACAAGTGCTGCCGAACCGGCTCCGGCGCCAGGTGAACGCGCTGAACACCTTCACCGTGCCGCTGCTCCGCGGCCCCGGCGCGTCCACCGCCGATCCGGGCGTCCTCACCGAACTGGCCGGAGCCTGCCGGGACAGCGAACGGCTGCGCTTCGAGTACCGGGACCACTCCGGCTCCGTATCGCGCCGGACCGTCGAACCGCACCGGCTGGTGTGCACCGAGCGCCGCTGGTATCTCGTCGCCTGGGACCTGGACCGCGCGGACTGGCGCACGTTCCGCGCGGACCGGATCACGCCCACGCCGCCGCACGGCCCGAGATTCGTCCCCCGCGACGCACCGGCCGAGGATTTGGCCGCCTATGTTTCGAAGGGAATCTCGACCACCGTGTACGCGACGCACGCGGTGATCCGGCTGAAGGTGGGGATCGAGCGCGCGGCCGAACGGATCTCGCCGTCCTCAGGGGTGCTGGAGGCGGAGGGCGCCGACAGCTGCCTGCTGCGCGCCGGGGCGGCGAGTCTCGATGTGCTGGTCATCCACGTCATGCTGCTGGGGATCGACTTCGAGGTCGTCGAACCGCCGGAGCTCAATGACGCGATCAGGGCAGCCAGGGACCGGCTGTCCCGGGCCCTGGGCTGA
- a CDS encoding prephenate dehydrogenase has product MRTALVIGTGLVGTSAALALAGRGIHVHLVDHDPESARTAAALGAGTDEAPEGRVDLAIIAVPPAHVASVLATAMRDGVARGYLDVASVKGGPRRELEARGVDLTPYIGTHPMAGKERSGPLAATADLFEGRPWVLTPTRDTDTEVLNLALELVALCRAVPVVMDADAHDRAVALVSHTPQLISSMVAARLEEADETAVRLCGQGIRDVTRIAASDPRMWVEILSANPGPVADVLAGVAADLDETVRALRGLQSGDDDKRREGTEGIEDVLRRGNAGRTRVPGKHGTAPASYEIVSVLISDRPGELAGIFADAGRAGVNVEDVRIEHATGQQAGLVQLMVEPSAAPELSAALRDRGWSLRQ; this is encoded by the coding sequence GTGAGAACCGCCCTCGTCATCGGAACGGGCCTCGTCGGTACTTCCGCAGCCCTCGCCCTGGCCGGGCGCGGCATCCATGTCCACCTCGTCGACCACGACCCCGAATCGGCCCGCACCGCGGCCGCGCTCGGCGCCGGTACGGACGAGGCGCCCGAGGGGCGCGTCGACCTGGCGATCATCGCCGTGCCGCCCGCCCATGTGGCCTCGGTGCTGGCCACGGCCATGCGGGACGGCGTGGCCCGCGGCTACCTCGATGTCGCCAGCGTCAAGGGCGGCCCGCGCCGCGAGCTGGAGGCCCGCGGCGTCGACCTCACGCCGTACATCGGTACGCACCCCATGGCCGGCAAGGAGCGATCGGGCCCCCTCGCCGCCACCGCGGACCTCTTCGAGGGCCGCCCCTGGGTTCTCACCCCGACCCGTGACACCGACACCGAGGTCCTCAACCTCGCCCTGGAACTGGTCGCGCTCTGCCGCGCCGTACCGGTCGTCATGGACGCCGACGCGCACGACCGGGCCGTCGCCCTGGTCTCCCACACCCCGCAGCTGATCTCGTCGATGGTCGCCGCCCGCCTGGAGGAGGCCGACGAGACCGCCGTACGCCTCTGCGGTCAGGGCATCAGGGACGTCACCCGGATCGCCGCCTCCGACCCCCGGATGTGGGTGGAGATCCTCTCCGCCAACCCCGGCCCGGTCGCCGACGTGCTGGCCGGGGTCGCCGCCGATCTGGACGAGACGGTACGGGCGCTGCGCGGTCTGCAGTCCGGTGACGACGACAAGCGCCGCGAAGGCACCGAAGGCATCGAGGACGTACTGCGCCGCGGCAACGCGGGCCGGACCCGGGTGCCCGGCAAGCACGGGACGGCCCCCGCCTCCTACGAGATCGTGTCCGTGCTCATCAGTGACCGCCCGGGCGAACTGGCCGGGATCTTCGCCGACGCCGGGCGGGCCGGGGTCAACGTCGAGGACGTCCGCATCGAGCACGCCACCGGGCAGCAGGCGGGCCTGGTCCAGCTGATGGTCGAGCCGAGCGCGGCCCCCGAACTGAGCGCGGCACTGCGCGACCGTGGCTGGTCGCTGCGTCAGTAG
- the der gene encoding ribosome biogenesis GTPase Der → MNDQIHSDGSDHEHGALGEAEYAEFMELAAEEGFDAEEVEGAIGEAGHGPLPVLAVVGRPNVGKSTLVNRIIGRREAVVEDKPGVTRDRVTYEAEWAGRRFKVVDTGGWEQDVLGIDASVAAQAEYAIEAADAVVFVVDSTVGATDTDEAVVKLLRRAGKPVVLCANKVDGQSGEADATALWSLGLGEPHPVSSLHGRGTGDLLDAVLEALPEAPAQRFGTAIGGPRRIALIGRPNVGKSSLLNKVAKEDRVVVNELAGTTRDPVDELIELGGITWKFIDTAGIRRRVHLQEGADYYASLRTAAAVEKAEVAVVLIDASESISVQDQRIITMAVEAGRALVIAYNKWDTLDEERRYYLEREIETELAQIAWAPRVNVSAVTGRHMEKLVPAIETALAGWETRVPTGRLNAFLGEIVASHPHPVRGGKQPRILFGTQAGTKPPRFVLFSSGFLEHGYRRFVERRLREEFGFEGTPIHISVRVREKRGRNK, encoded by the coding sequence ATGAACGACCAGATTCACTCCGACGGCTCGGACCACGAGCACGGAGCGCTTGGCGAAGCCGAGTACGCGGAGTTCATGGAGCTCGCCGCGGAGGAGGGCTTCGACGCCGAAGAGGTCGAGGGCGCGATCGGCGAGGCCGGTCACGGACCGCTTCCCGTGCTCGCCGTCGTCGGCCGCCCCAATGTCGGCAAGTCGACGCTGGTGAACCGGATCATCGGGCGCCGTGAGGCGGTCGTCGAGGACAAGCCCGGCGTCACCCGCGACCGCGTCACCTACGAGGCCGAGTGGGCGGGCCGCCGCTTCAAGGTCGTCGACACCGGCGGCTGGGAGCAGGACGTCCTGGGCATCGACGCCTCCGTCGCCGCCCAGGCCGAGTACGCGATCGAGGCCGCCGACGCGGTCGTCTTCGTGGTCGATTCGACCGTCGGCGCGACCGACACCGACGAAGCCGTCGTCAAGCTGCTGCGCCGGGCCGGCAAGCCCGTCGTGCTGTGCGCCAACAAGGTCGACGGACAGAGCGGCGAGGCGGACGCCACCGCACTCTGGTCGCTGGGCCTCGGCGAGCCGCACCCGGTCTCCTCGCTGCACGGCCGCGGCACCGGCGACCTGCTCGACGCCGTACTCGAAGCACTTCCCGAGGCCCCCGCGCAGCGCTTCGGCACCGCGATCGGCGGACCGCGCCGGATCGCCCTCATCGGCCGTCCCAACGTCGGCAAGTCCTCGCTGCTGAACAAGGTGGCGAAGGAGGACCGCGTCGTCGTCAACGAGCTGGCGGGCACCACCCGTGACCCGGTCGACGAGCTGATCGAGCTCGGTGGCATCACGTGGAAGTTCATCGACACGGCCGGTATCCGCCGCCGCGTCCACCTCCAGGAGGGCGCGGACTACTACGCCTCGCTGCGTACCGCCGCCGCCGTGGAGAAGGCCGAGGTCGCCGTCGTCCTGATCGACGCCAGCGAGTCCATCAGCGTCCAGGACCAGCGCATCATCACCATGGCGGTGGAGGCCGGGCGCGCCCTGGTGATCGCGTACAACAAGTGGGACACCCTCGACGAGGAGCGCCGCTACTACCTGGAGCGCGAGATCGAGACGGAGCTCGCGCAGATCGCGTGGGCCCCGCGGGTCAACGTCTCCGCCGTCACCGGCAGGCACATGGAGAAGCTGGTTCCGGCGATCGAGACCGCCCTCGCCGGCTGGGAGACCCGCGTCCCCACCGGCCGGTTGAACGCCTTCCTCGGTGAGATCGTCGCCTCCCACCCGCACCCCGTACGCGGCGGCAAGCAGCCCCGCATCCTCTTCGGCACCCAGGCGGGCACCAAGCCGCCGCGCTTCGTGCTGTTCTCCTCGGGCTTCCTGGAGCATGGCTACCGGCGCTTCGTCGAGCGCCGGCTGCGCGAGGAGTTCGGCTTCGAGGGCACCCCGATCCACATCTCGGTGCGGGTCCGCGAGAAGCGCGGCCGCAACAAGTAG